The region TTAGTTGATCAGCGTTTAACTATCTCAATGACACCCTGTAAACTTTGCCTGACAGAGAGACACACATTCCTAAAACTCAAAATTGCTTCCAGTCAGTCGTAATACTCATAGGCTCGAATTACGGATTCGTTGTGTGTCATACAACCAAGTGCACCATAACTGAAAACGACATTTAAAGCAAGTAGCATTGCATCCTAATTAGAACTACTGCATGATTTGAATGAAGGCTAACTTGTAGATAAAAAATAAAGTCATTGCTTGTTTCATCGTTAAGCGTGTTTAAGAACTAAGGGAGGCGAATGACTTGCAAGCTATCTCATAGCTTTGCAGGAGTCCGGAGATTTGATTACCTTGTAATAAATACAAACGATTAGTTTTTTCGATAGAAAGGCGGCTTACATATAAGCTTATTTAAGAGTAAGCTGAAGTTAGTCGATGTTTGAGGGCTGACTCAATGCAGATTTCTTCGAAAAATTTAGCGACGAATCGGTTGTTATCAACTCAGCGTGATTTGTTGGTTCAGGTGCTAGAAGCTGTTCAAGATTTGATTGTAGTATCGCTTTGTATTGGACTGTTTAGCTTTATGGTGTTGCAGCTACGAGAAATGTTTTTGTCTCTGTTGCCACCTCTCAATTTTCAAGTTGTGACGGCTGACATTTTATTTTTATTGATTCTTGTTGAACTGTTTCGTCTTTTGATTATTTATTTGCAAGAACAACGGGTTTCTATTGGGGTAGCAGTAGAAGTATCGATTGTGTCGGTCTTGCGGGAGGTGATTGTGCGGGGAGTGTTAGAAACTCCCTGGAGTCAAATTTTAGCGGCAGGAGCATTTTTGCTTGTAATGGGGGCATTGTTAGTTGTGCGGGTTTGGCTGCCTCCTACATTTGAGGGTATTGATCCTGAAAAACGGCTCTCTAAACGGCGTAAGCTAGAACGAGATGAATTAAAGGCGGATTCTTCTCTAACAACCAATGAACTCCATCTGGCTGATTCACCAGCCCTTGTAGAAGTCAAACACCCTATCTAGTTCAAACGCAGGTGTTACAGTTGTTTCCCCTTTGTCCACTTCTTCTCCCTCATGTTGACCTATGGCTGACTTTAAACCCCGTGATGTGCAAGTAGCTGAGATTGGTACGAGTACAACCGTGTTGCGATCGCGCACCTGGGATCGGCTCAAGTTTGAAATAGAGTATGCCCGTCAGAAAGGCACGACGGCAAACTCTTATCTGATTCAAGGAGAAAGTACTGCGTTAATCGATCCACCTGGCGAGTCATTTACCGACTTATTTTTAGAAAAGTTAGGGCATCACATTTATTATCAACGCTTGAACTACATTATTCTGAGCCATGTGAACCCTAACCGCATCGCAACACTCAAACACCTACTGGAAGCCGCTCCTTACGCAACAGTAATTTGTTCCAAGCCAGGAGCAAATACCCTGCGATCAGTGTTTGCAAGTCAAACATTTAACCTTCCCTCGCCTCGTGAAGATGAGGCGCAGGATTTAGGGATTGAATATGGTGCTAATCAAACCTTGAAGGTGCATATTGTGCGGGATGAGGAAACACTGGATTTAGGTAATGGGCATGTGCTGCAATTTCGCTTTGTTCCAACACCCCGCCATCCAGACGCTCTGTGTACCTACGATTCGGAAAGTCGGATTCTTTATACTGATAAACTATTCGCTGCCCATGTTTGCGACGACTCTGTGTTTGATGAACATTGGAAAACATTAGATGAAGACCGTCGCTATTATTTTGATTGCATCCATGCAGCGCAGGCTCCGCAGGTGGAAGCTGTGCTGGAAAAACTGACACTGTTCCAGGCGAGAGTGTATGCACCAGGGCATGGTCCGATTGTGCGGCACAGTGTCAGTGTGTTGACTTTGGACTATCGTCGTTGGTGCGAGCAACAGTTAACCAAGGATTTGAATGCGGTGCTGTTGTATACCTCGGCTTATGGGAATACAGCAACGTTGGCAACGGCGATCGCCAGGGGCATTACTCAAGCTGGAGTGTCTGTTCAAACTATCAATTGTGAGTTTGCTAGCCCCGAAGAAATTACAGCCGCTGTGCGAGACTGCGATGGTTTTATCATTGGTACTCCTACCCTGGCAGGACATGCCCCTACCCAAATTCAAACAGCGCTGGGAATTGTTCTTTCAACAGCCAACCAAACTAAAGTAGCAGGTGTTTTTGGGTCATTTGGCTGGAGTGGCGAAGCGGTAGATTTCGTCGAAAACAAGCTCCAGGATGCAGGCTATCCGTTGGGGTTTGAAACGATTCGAGTAAAATTTTCTCCAACTGAAGAAACGTTGCAACAGTGTGAAGTTGCTGGAACTGAGTTTGCTAAAACCCTGAACCGAGCCAGGAAAATCCGATCGCCCCGTCAGCCAGTGATGGATGCCCAAAGCGATCGCACCAGTCAGGCAGTTGGGCGGGTAACGGGTTCGCTCTGTGTTGTCACTATGCGAAGCAACCAAAATCACTACGGTTTTTTAACCTCCTGGGTATCGCAGGCTG is a window of Leptolyngbyaceae cyanobacterium JSC-12 DNA encoding:
- a CDS encoding hypothetical protein (IMG reference gene:2510093775) — encoded protein: MLLALNVVFSYGALGCMTHNESVIRAYEYYD
- a CDS encoding putative membrane protein (IMG reference gene:2510093776~PFAM: Phosphate-starvation-inducible E) codes for the protein MQISSKNLATNRLLSTQRDLLVQVLEAVQDLIVVSLCIGLFSFMVLQLREMFLSLLPPLNFQVVTADILFLLILVELFRLLIIYLQEQRVSIGVAVEVSIVSVLREVIVRGVLETPWSQILAAGAFLLVMGALLVVRVWLPPTFEGIDPEKRLSKRRKLERDELKADSSLTTNELHLADSPALVEVKHPI
- a CDS encoding putative flavoprotein (IMG reference gene:2510093777~PFAM: Metallo-beta-lactamase superfamily; Flavodoxin; Flavin reductase like domain), producing the protein MADFKPRDVQVAEIGTSTTVLRSRTWDRLKFEIEYARQKGTTANSYLIQGESTALIDPPGESFTDLFLEKLGHHIYYQRLNYIILSHVNPNRIATLKHLLEAAPYATVICSKPGANTLRSVFASQTFNLPSPREDEAQDLGIEYGANQTLKVHIVRDEETLDLGNGHVLQFRFVPTPRHPDALCTYDSESRILYTDKLFAAHVCDDSVFDEHWKTLDEDRRYYFDCIHAAQAPQVEAVLEKLTLFQARVYAPGHGPIVRHSVSVLTLDYRRWCEQQLTKDLNAVLLYTSAYGNTATLATAIARGITQAGVSVQTINCEFASPEEITAAVRDCDGFIIGTPTLAGHAPTQIQTALGIVLSTANQTKVAGVFGSFGWSGEAVDFVENKLQDAGYPLGFETIRVKFSPTEETLQQCEVAGTEFAKTLNRARKIRSPRQPVMDAQSDRTSQAVGRVTGSLCVVTMRSNQNHYGFLTSWVSQAGFTPPAITISVAKDQIEESIAHIGDQFVLNILKEGRNLRRYFLKPPTPSENPFENIATSPAENGCLILTDALAYLECTVQNRMDCGDHWLLYAKVNNGKLLESTGVTAVNHRKSASRY